The genomic region CAATCTACCCGGCCATCGGTGTGGCGCGCATCGGAAATTCAAAAGAATATTATCTGGCTTCCGATTTACCGGGTGTGGCTCCCGTAGCGGAAGGCGGTTTTAAAGATAACGACAACTTGTTCAAAAAACAGGTGCCGCGATTTCGTATTTATGCCCTGGACGAAAATAACGAACCCCTGGGCGAAATCAATACCGATACTGACAATGTGAATATTGAATGGCGGGTACACGTGGCCAACCGAAAAGCCGCCTGGTATCAGTTTAATAATGCCCTGGATTTGGGCAAATACAGCATTCCGAGTACCAAACGTAATGGCGCTGTTCCCGATCCGGATCGGAATCAACTGGTGATCGATCCCGGACCGCGAACCATTAGCGGAAAAAACATATCCGGACCAAAATATCACTTTGACTCCGGGAAATTCTACGATAAAAAAGTATCCCTGGGCGAAATCCGTACCGACGATAAAGGACGTTTGTTGTTTTTTGGTGGTGATGGAAAAAGCGAATCCCGATTGGGAATAAAAGCCATTACATTTGCCAATAACGACGACTGGCACGACGATACTTCCGACGGTACCGTAAGAGCAACCGTTACCATTGGCGGACAAACCTTCGAGGCGAAACCTTCTATTGTGGTTTGTACGCCTCCCAACTTCGGACAAGGTTTGTTTCCGGTAGTGAGTATGCTGGATGTGGTTGACGATTTATACATCCGCGAAGGCTGGTTCCCTCCTAAAGAAAAGATTATCTTTTACCGGGATATTTATCCGATACTATCCCGTATGAGTAGTACGCAATGGGTAAACGAAGGCTTTTTTATGTTGTTTGGAACCAATTCGCCTAGCGATTTTGAAAATCCGGAATTTATTGCCCAGCTGGAAAGTCCGGACCCGGCTCATGAAGCCGAACGCAGACGTGTTTTCGAATGGTTCCGCGACCGGAATTCGACGGTATACGAACCGGCCAAAATTCCACCGCACTATGGCGATTTATTTGGCGACTACAACGATCTTCCCGCTGTAGATCTGGCGGTAACCGATACGCAATACGACATGCTGCGCCGTTGGGCCGAAGGGGATTTTACAACCGGAGAGCCCCGGAAACCAGTTGTCTTTGACGAATTACCCGTGCGTTCACAAGTGTTGGCGTTATTACAAGCGCCATTGGAAGAATGCCTGGGCGGCCCTTTCCACCCGGGAATTGAAATTACATGGCCATTCCGTCACCTGATGATGTGGAGTGAACCATACCGATTAAAAGTCCTTCCGGAAGATTCCGGTGTTCGCGACGATTACGGTGGTATGCTAACCTCCGAAATTGCACTGTCGCCTAATGGTCCGCTGGACGGAAGTGGTCCGGGATCGGTCACCCGCTGGTTGGGTGTTCCGTGGCAAACCGACGAAGCGAGTTGTCTTTCCGGATATGACCTAACCTTATACCTTCCGTTACCGTCATTCTGGTCGGTTAGGGTTCCGAATACCGTACTTTCGAAAGATAGTTTTGATCGTTTGAATGTTTCCACAACCAGCGACGGTCAAAAATTAAAACATTTCTCCTATCGTGTGGACTGGATGCGTGATTTCACCACTACCTATGTGACCCGTATTAACAATATGGTTGCCAAATGGCATCAACTGGGTATCATTACCAGACATGATCTGGAAAATCCGTCCCAATTCCTTCCGGAAGCCTTATGGGTGGAAACCGACCGCAAAGGTCCGACCGGTACTGATCCGACATTGGTACAGGTACGTCATGCCGAACAAGATCCGATCGTTACCGCAAGAGGATTAATGGCCGAAGAAGCGCCGCGTGAAAGTCAACCGTTAAAACGTCACGAATTATAAAAAACCGATATTACATACCCGTTGTTATTGTGGGAGCTGGCCCGGCCGGATTGGCCGCAGCATTGACCTTACAAAAAGAATCCGTAACCTGTGCCGTTATCGACTATCGTCGGGAAAACGTTTTTAAACCTGGGGAATCTTTAGCGCCGGGTGCCAACTTTATCCTGGACAAACTCGGACTTCACAAGATAGCAGCTTCCGGTTTTCACAATACATATGTAGGTAATAACGTTGTGTGGGGCGATACTATGCCCCGCCAACGTTATTTCTTAAATGAACCCTATGGTAACGGATTACACCTAAACCGTGTGGTCTTTGAAAATCAGTTACTCGAAACGGCCATTGAACGCGGTATTTCTTTATTTCTTAATTATCAGATCAAAAATATTACCGAAACTCCCGACAAGATGTTTCTGGAATGTCTTTCTCCTGCCGGAAATTTTACCGTAATCGAAACCGATTTTATTCTCGATTGCAGTGGAAGAGCCAGTATTGTAGCCAAAAAATCCGGTGTAAAAAGAACAACATTGGATAATCTGGTTTCCTATCATTTTATGATTCCAAAACCGGAAACCGTTTTAAAAGGAATGACCTATATCGAATCGGTTGCTGATGGCTGGTGGTACATGGCTCCGGTCAACGATGGTAAAACTGTAGTCAATTTTATGTCGGACAGTGACCTGCATATGGTCAAACCAGAACTACTCAAAGACTGGTTGCGACAGAAAATACAACAAACGCGGCATTTTTCGGCTTTAGTTTCAGAAAATGCTTTTGATAACCTGATGCATTCCGGAATTAAAACCGCTTCTACTTCCCTGTTGGAAGTTCCCGGTGGCAACCGATGGCTCGCGGCTGGTGATGCGTTGTGTTCCTATGATCCACTGACCTCATTTGGTATTACCAATGCACTAACAGCCGGTTATGCCGCTGCCAAAGCCATTACCGGTTTACGCCATGGCGACGGAACTGCTGCCAGCGATTACCTCTCGAAACAAATGGCACTTTTTAATAAATCGGTTGCCATGTTGCACAACCAATACCGACAGGAACAACGTTGGACCGATTCGCCGTTTTGGAAGCGACGCCTTTAAACGGGCCAGGATATTTCCTATAATCGGGATAATTTAAAAAAAAGATTATATTTGTTTTGTAAAACCTTAATACCTAAATATGCAATCCGAAAACACTATTGTCGCTTACGCTTCCGAACTGGAAAAAGCTACTTTCTACAAAAAAACCTATCTACACGTGGCAATTGCCATTCTTGCTTTTATTATTGTAGAAACGATTTTAATTCATACCGTTCCCATGGAATGGATAGCTGCAATGGTTGGCGGAAAATTCGTATGGTTGTTTATCATCGGACTTTTTTGGTTGGGAACCACCCTATCCGAAAAAATGAGTTTTAACCCGTCGCGCGAGCAACAATATTTAGGACT from Flavobacterium sp. WV_118_3 harbors:
- a CDS encoding LodA/GoxA family CTQ-dependent oxidase is translated as MDINSIKSVAIYPAIGVARIGNSKEYYLASDLPGVAPVAEGGFKDNDNLFKKQVPRFRIYALDENNEPLGEINTDTDNVNIEWRVHVANRKAAWYQFNNALDLGKYSIPSTKRNGAVPDPDRNQLVIDPGPRTISGKNISGPKYHFDSGKFYDKKVSLGEIRTDDKGRLLFFGGDGKSESRLGIKAITFANNDDWHDDTSDGTVRATVTIGGQTFEAKPSIVVCTPPNFGQGLFPVVSMLDVVDDLYIREGWFPPKEKIIFYRDIYPILSRMSSTQWVNEGFFMLFGTNSPSDFENPEFIAQLESPDPAHEAERRRVFEWFRDRNSTVYEPAKIPPHYGDLFGDYNDLPAVDLAVTDTQYDMLRRWAEGDFTTGEPRKPVVFDELPVRSQVLALLQAPLEECLGGPFHPGIEITWPFRHLMMWSEPYRLKVLPEDSGVRDDYGGMLTSEIALSPNGPLDGSGPGSVTRWLGVPWQTDEASCLSGYDLTLYLPLPSFWSVRVPNTVLSKDSFDRLNVSTTSDGQKLKHFSYRVDWMRDFTTTYVTRINNMVAKWHQLGIITRHDLENPSQFLPEALWVETDRKGPTGTDPTLVQVRHAEQDPIVTARGLMAEEAPRESQPLKRHEL
- a CDS encoding FAD-dependent monooxygenase, whose protein sequence is MGAGPAGLAAALTLQKESVTCAVIDYRRENVFKPGESLAPGANFILDKLGLHKIAASGFHNTYVGNNVVWGDTMPRQRYFLNEPYGNGLHLNRVVFENQLLETAIERGISLFLNYQIKNITETPDKMFLECLSPAGNFTVIETDFILDCSGRASIVAKKSGVKRTTLDNLVSYHFMIPKPETVLKGMTYIESVADGWWYMAPVNDGKTVVNFMSDSDLHMVKPELLKDWLRQKIQQTRHFSALVSENAFDNLMHSGIKTASTSLLEVPGGNRWLAAGDALCSYDPLTSFGITNALTAGYAAAKAITGLRHGDGTAASDYLSKQMALFNKSVAMLHNQYRQEQRWTDSPFWKRRL